A window of Trichoderma atroviride chromosome 3, complete sequence contains these coding sequences:
- a CDS encoding uncharacterized protein (EggNog:ENOG41), protein MDSLINAGKEYLSEQLSGSGSGSHQGQGGRLPPGNNAYGGAYPAGGDFHHEDEELRTAHQQASQYAGSSGNSEIFSNVISSIGQNKSHLANSDIDEQEAIRKHQETYSQDTSDLSSNSLGSAAAMQALKKFTQGETGGNQSQGAFLGLALSEASKLFDAKAANGQVASDASKESVIQQAGEMAMKMYFKSQGGSSSGGGTSQLLSLASKFF, encoded by the exons ATGGATTCACTCATCAACGCTGGCAAGGAGTACCTGTCGGAGCAGCTCTCAGGTTCAGGTTCCGGCTCCCATCAAGGTCAAG GTGGCCGTCTTCCTCCCGGAAACA ATGCCTACGGTGGTGCCTATCCTGCCGGCGGCGATTTCCAccacgaagacgaggagctgcGCACTGCTCACCAGCAGGCCTCGCAGTATGCTGGCTCTTCCGGCAACAGCGAGATCTTCTCCAACGTCATCAGCTCCATCGGCCAGAACAAGAGCCATCTAGCCAACAGCGACATTGATGAGCAAG AGGCCATCCGCAAGCACCAAGAGACCTACTCCCAAGACACCAGCGACCTGAGCTCCAACAGCCTCGGCTCCGCCGCCGCGATGCAGGCGCTCAAGAAGTTCACCCAGGGCGAGACAGGTGGTAACCAGAGCCAGGGCGCGTTTCTAGGCTTGGCCCTGTCTGAGGCCAGcaag CTCTTCGACGCCAAGGCTGCCAACGGACAGGTAGCTTCCGACGCCAGCAAGGAGTCTGTCATCCAGCAGGCCGGCGAGATGGCCATGAAGATGTACTTCAAGAGCCAGGGAGGTAGCAGCTCGGGCGGAGGCACGTCTCAGCTGTTGAGCCTCGCCTCCAAGTTTTTCTAA